GTTTTATCGAGTTCCTACTGGAAATATTCATAATGTGAAAGGTTTTGGGCTCGGTCTTAGCTATGTTAAGAAAATAACAGAAGCTCATGGGGGTAAAATTTGGGTAGAAAGTACAATAGGTGAAGGAAGTGTTTTTTCAATATACCTGCCAAATGCAGGCCCAAACGATAGAATTCAATAACTCAAAAAAAACGAACAATGGAAAATAGAATAATAAGGATTCTGCTTGCAGAAGACGATGAAAACTTAGGAATGTTGCTAAAAGAGTATCTTCAAGCAAAGGATTTTGAGGTTGACCTTTATAAAGATGGGGAAAAAGCATATAAAGGATTTCAAAATAAATATTATGACATTTGCATCCTAGATGTTATGATGCCCATTAAGGATGGGTTTACCCTTGCTAGAGAAATAAGGATGTCTAATAGCAGTATGCCCATTCTTTTCCTTACAGCCAAATCAATGAAAGATGACATAATTGAAGGCTTTTCGCTTGGGGCAGACGATTACATGACAAAACCATTTAGCATTGAAGAATTGCTTATGCGCTTAGAGGCTATCCTAAGACGTACCCGAAAAGATTCAGTTACAACAAGTCAAAGTATTTTTCAAGTTGGCAAATATACATTTGATGCAATGAAGCAGACCCTCCAAATTGGAGATAATATCCGTAAACTAACCACCAAAGAGAGTGAGTTGCTAAAATATTTAAGCGTAAATAAAAATGCTATTCTTGATAGAAATTTTGCGCTAAAGACCATTTGGGTAGATGACAGCTACTTTAATGCTAGAAGCATGGATGTATACATTACAAAACTCCGTAAATACTTAAAGGGTGATCCAACCATTGAGATTATTAATGTTCGGGGAAAGGGATTTAAGCTTATTTCGTAGTTTTTTCATCAATATTCTCAAACAAGATTAGCTATTTAGAACCTTTAACCTTCTTTTTCGTTATATTTGTCAAAGGATTGGCATAGTTTTAGTCTATTAATTCTTTCTTTTTAAAAAATATTTTGTATTATTAGCATTATGTTCTTAGTATTCAGACAAAATATTTTGTGACCATGGAAAAAATATTAATTGACCCTACAAACGAGACACCCAAG
Above is a window of Bacteroidales bacterium DNA encoding:
- a CDS encoding response regulator transcription factor, encoding MENRIIRILLAEDDENLGMLLKEYLQAKDFEVDLYKDGEKAYKGFQNKYYDICILDVMMPIKDGFTLAREIRMSNSSMPILFLTAKSMKDDIIEGFSLGADDYMTKPFSIEELLMRLEAILRRTRKDSVTTSQSIFQVGKYTFDAMKQTLQIGDNIRKLTTKESELLKYLSVNKNAILDRNFALKTIWVDDSYFNARSMDVYITKLRKYLKGDPTIEIINVRGKGFKLIS